The following proteins come from a genomic window of Triticum aestivum cultivar Chinese Spring chromosome 6A, IWGSC CS RefSeq v2.1, whole genome shotgun sequence:
- the LOC123130622 gene encoding fimbrin-5, with product MSSVGVLVSDPWLQNQFTQVQLRTLRTKFTSAKRSDAEQVTIKDLPPVMEKLRGIQEVLTEEEITSFLSESYPDMDQSIEFEPFLREYLNLQEKGASKSGGKKKLKGSVSFLKASTTTLLHVINESEKTSYVNHINNFLGEDPFLKNFLPLDPASNDIFNLIGDGVLLCKLINVAVPGTIDERAINTKKEPNPWERNENHTLCLNSAKAIGCTVVNIGTQDLIEARPHLVLGLLSQIIKIQLLANLNLKNTPQLLELVAGDNSKEAEELVTLAPDKMLLKWMNFHIKKAGYKKTVTNFSTDVKDGEAYAYLLSALAPEHSSTTMIETTDPKERAKKVLETAEKLDCTRYVTSKDINEGSANLNLAFVAQIFQQRNGLSSNNVARAVQDTPDDVEASREERAFRLWINSLGIATYVNNLFEDVRTGWVLLEVLDKISPGSVIWKQASKPPIIMPFRKVENCNQVIRIGKELNFSLVNVAGNDIVQGNKKLILAFLWQLMRTSILQLLKNLRSHSKDKEITDADILIWANNKVKESGKTSHIESFKDKSLSNGMFFLDLLSAVQSRVVDWNMVKKGEDDDEKKMNATYIITVARKLGCTVFWLPEDIMEVNPKMILTLTASIMYWSLQKHGPYEGPGPAGSAASQEALPEEEEEVVEEEEEEELEAEAEAEAEAEAEAEVEEEKGGEESLEDGA from the exons ATGTCTAGCGTTGGTGTTCTTGTCTCTGATCCATGGCTCCAGAACCAGTTCACCCAAGTGCAGCTCCGAACGCTCCGAACAAAA TTCACTTCCGCAAAGAGATCGGATGCCGAGCAGGTAACTATAAAAGATTTGCCGCCGGTAATGGAGAAGCTTAGGGGCATTCAAGAGGTTCTGACTGAGGAGGAGATCACAAGTTTTTTGAGCGAGTCTTACCCCGATATGGACCAGTCAATCGAATTTGAGCCATTCCTTAGG GAGTACTTAAATCTTCAAGAAAAGGGAGCCAGCAAATCAGGAGGCAAAAAGAAATTGAAGGGATCAGTGTCATTTTTGAAGGCATCCACCACTACTCTCTTGCACGTCATTAATGAGTCTGAAAAAACTTCTTATGTCAATCATATCAATAATTTTCTCGGGGAGGACCCTTTCCTGAAGAATTTCTTGCCATTGGATCCAGCATCAAACGATATATTTAATCTTATTGGGGATGGTGTTCTACTTTG CAAGTTGATCAATGTTGCTGTTCCCGGCACAATAGACGAGAGAGCAATCAATACAAAGAAGGAACCGAATCCATGGGAGAGGAATGAGAACCACACTCTTTGTCTCAACTCTGCCAAGGCCATTGGTTGTACTGTTGTTAACATTGGGACACAGGATCTGATTGAAGCTAGA CCTCATCTAGTTCTTGGTTTGCTATCCCAAATCATAAAG ATACAACTCTTAGCAAATTTGAATCTGAAGAATACACCTCAGTTGTTGGAGTTGGTGGCTGGTGATAACAGCAAG GAAGCAGAGGAGCTTGTCACCTTAGCACCAGACAAGATGTTGCTCAAATGGATGAACTTTCATATCAAGAAAGCAGGGTACAAAAAAACTGTAACAAATTTCTCTACTGATGTTAAG GATGGTGAAGCGTATGCTTACCTTCTCAGCGCCCTTGCTCCCGAGCATAGCTCAACAACCATGATAGAAACTACAGATCCTAAAGAAAGGGCAAAGAAAGTCCTTGAAACTGCCGAAAAGCTTGATTGTACAAGATATGTAACATCTAAAGATATTAATGAGGGTTCAGCAAATCTCAACTTGGCATTTGTCGCACAGATATTCCAGCAAAG AAACGGTCTATCATCGAACAACGTGGCTCGTGCCGTCCAAGATACTCCGGATGATGTTGAAGCATCGAGGGAAGAGAGAGCATTTCGCTTGTGGATCAACAGTCTTGGAATTGCAACTTACGTGAATAATTTATTTGAGGATGTTAGGACTGG ATGGGTTCTTCTGGAGGTGCTTGACAAAATTTCTCCAGGATCAGTTATCTGGAAACAAGCATCGAAACCTCCAATTATCATGCCATTTAGGAAGGTTGAGAACTGCAATCAGGTTATCAGAATTGGGAAGGAGTTAAATTTTTCTCTTGTGAATGTAGCAGGAAATGATATTGTTCAAGGAAACAAGAAGCTAATCCTTG CTTTCCTGTGGCAACTCATGAGGACCAGCATCCTACAACTGCTAAAGAACTTGAGATCCCACTCTAAAGACAAAGAGATTACAGATGCTGACATTCTGATCTGGGCGAATAATAAGGTCAAGGAATCAGGAAAAACATCTCACATCGAAAGCTTCAAG GATAAAAGCTTATCAAATGGGATGTTCTTCCTGGATCTTCTAAGCGCTGTGCAAAGTAGAGTTGTTGACTGGAATATGGTGAAGAAGGGGGAGGATG ATGATGAGAAGAAGATGAATGCAACATACATCATAACTGTTGCTAGGAAACTCGGGTGCACCGTGTTCTGGTTGCCAGAGGACATAATGGAG GTAAATCCCAAGATGATCCTCACTCTTACAGCAAGCATCATGTACTGGAGTCTGCAGAAGCATGGACCTTACGAAGGCCCCGGGCCAGCAGGATCCGCAGCGTCACAAGAAGCTCTcccagaagaggaggaggaggtggtggaagaagaggaagaagaagaattagaagcagaagcagaagcggaggcagaggcagaggcagaagcagaagtagaagaagaaaaaggaggagaagaaagccttGAAGATGGTGCCTAA